Proteins co-encoded in one Armatimonadota bacterium genomic window:
- a CDS encoding 3'-5' exonuclease, with amino-acid sequence MTKPPASSPMRFDRLLLTKRFHRALQRYLTDKPRRRGAVDRVLRGLLTDYTTLQRSPLHNPKHRIFHTRVSRSDRLIDLPVDGRPGDSLLLTLGDHSVNKWAEKYDRDISHEQVVQEITAGPAQPERPSAPDPARVSSPLVGARRDSPWRRQGARPGTYGEYLTENDLRYHGVPVELIPAVLEASSRTPLVEVGLEEPVADALETLYQGRLPSAPIPVPLPAVGRTNEALPSDEVGPAAGLTVLSVEQLSGYLRLPLHKFLSQVSDEQRRLIEREDAGLIIVKGAAGTGKTVVGIRRIEHLLMGAPRSLRILFLCYNRVLRDSAYQMLKDTLGNLPEDLGVTVKTAYQWLSELQSRYLVGPRPNLAGRNEFVSMLQALREDPALPPPTQRVARLENYYILEEFAEVMYGRAVPGEAAYVDPEQTQRLGRGVPLLPDERRYLWRLFKRFEAQAAREGRALWEWLPLHLLQSLQASHPDWPLYDAVVVDEAQDLLPVVFRVLLRVQKGSDRNLMVLGDAAQNVYRSSFRWADTGLRVTGGHVTVLRRCYRTTRAIVKAATPLLAGLRRNLAEDLVEPEAIELEGPPPEVVLADDETAELKEIAERIFTLIQEGTPASAIAVFAQERALLNRAARELKARGIPSEHYEKADGRRSIDIFEPSVKLITTFSAKGIEFPVVFIVGVTERRLPSRDYNPEQLERARRILYTAMMRAAYRLTLSAVRNHASGLLQLIKCP; translated from the coding sequence ATGACCAAGCCGCCTGCTTCCTCTCCAATGCGCTTTGACAGGCTGCTGCTTACCAAGCGGTTCCACCGCGCCCTGCAACGCTACCTGACCGACAAGCCTCGCAGGCGTGGAGCGGTGGATCGGGTGTTACGGGGCCTGCTGACGGACTACACCACCTTGCAGCGCAGCCCACTCCACAACCCAAAGCACCGGATCTTCCATACTCGCGTGTCAAGGTCGGACCGTCTCATTGACCTGCCCGTGGACGGGCGTCCGGGCGATTCCCTGCTGCTCACCCTAGGCGATCACTCCGTTAACAAGTGGGCTGAGAAGTACGACAGAGATATCAGCCACGAACAAGTCGTCCAGGAGATTACGGCAGGCCCCGCGCAGCCGGAACGTCCGAGCGCTCCCGATCCGGCCCGTGTCTCTTCCCCACTGGTCGGCGCCCGTCGCGACTCTCCCTGGCGGCGGCAAGGAGCTCGACCAGGCACTTATGGCGAGTACCTTACGGAGAACGACTTGCGTTACCATGGCGTTCCCGTGGAACTCATCCCGGCGGTCCTGGAGGCCTCCAGCCGGACGCCCCTCGTGGAAGTGGGTCTCGAGGAGCCAGTGGCCGATGCCTTGGAGACCCTTTACCAGGGCCGTCTCCCATCGGCTCCGATTCCCGTTCCGTTGCCCGCCGTGGGGCGTACGAACGAAGCGCTGCCTTCAGATGAAGTGGGACCAGCTGCCGGCCTCACAGTGCTATCCGTCGAACAGCTCTCGGGTTACCTGCGCCTGCCTCTCCATAAGTTCCTGTCACAGGTGAGTGACGAGCAGCGTCGTCTTATTGAGCGGGAAGATGCGGGCCTCATTATCGTGAAGGGGGCAGCCGGCACAGGCAAGACTGTAGTGGGAATCCGGCGGATAGAACATTTGCTTATGGGAGCGCCAAGATCGCTTCGCATCCTCTTCCTGTGCTACAACCGGGTGCTGAGGGACTCCGCTTACCAGATGCTCAAGGATACTCTCGGCAACCTCCCCGAGGATTTGGGCGTGACCGTCAAGACGGCCTACCAGTGGCTTAGCGAACTCCAGAGTCGCTACCTTGTCGGTCCCAGGCCCAATCTCGCAGGCCGCAACGAATTTGTCTCGATGCTTCAAGCGCTGCGGGAGGATCCTGCCTTGCCTCCGCCGACCCAGCGCGTGGCGCGGCTGGAAAATTATTATATTCTTGAAGAGTTCGCCGAGGTCATGTACGGCCGAGCAGTGCCTGGCGAGGCAGCTTACGTTGACCCTGAGCAGACCCAGCGCTTGGGGCGGGGCGTTCCCCTCTTGCCGGACGAGCGGCGCTACCTATGGCGGCTGTTCAAACGATTTGAGGCGCAGGCCGCGCGAGAAGGACGAGCGTTGTGGGAGTGGCTGCCGCTCCATCTATTGCAATCCCTGCAGGCATCTCACCCGGACTGGCCACTTTACGACGCCGTCGTGGTGGATGAGGCCCAGGACCTTTTACCAGTGGTCTTTCGTGTACTGTTGCGAGTGCAGAAAGGCTCCGACCGAAACCTCATGGTGCTGGGCGACGCTGCCCAGAACGTCTACCGCTCCAGCTTCCGCTGGGCGGACACTGGTCTTCGGGTAACCGGCGGACACGTGACCGTGCTGCGCCGCTGCTACCGGACCACCCGCGCCATCGTAAAGGCAGCGACCCCGCTTCTGGCCGGGCTTCGCCGCAACCTCGCCGAGGACCTAGTGGAGCCCGAGGCGATTGAGCTTGAGGGTCCTCCGCCAGAGGTGGTGCTGGCCGACGACGAGACCGCCGAACTGAAGGAGATCGCCGAGCGTATCTTTACCCTCATTCAAGAAGGTACGCCGGCGTCGGCCATCGCGGTATTTGCCCAGGAACGCGCGTTGCTCAACCGGGCGGCCCGGGAACTCAAGGCCCGGGGAATCCCTTCTGAACATTACGAAAAGGCAGACGGTCGCAGATCCATCGATATCTTTGAGCCCAGCGTGAAACTCATCACCACTTTCAGTGCAAAGGGCATCGAGTTTCCGGTGGTGTTTATCGTCGGAGTGACTGAGCGCCGGTTACCATCACGGGATTACAACCCGGAGCAGCTCGAGCGGGCCCGGCGTATTTTGTACACAGCCATGATGCGGGCTGCTTACCGTCTGACGCTGAGCGCAGTACGCAACCACGCCTCGGGGTTGCTACAGTTGATCAAGTGTCCATAG
- a CDS encoding N-acetyltransferase family protein yields MAALRIATRDDAPAICAIYAPIVRETAISFEVDPPSVAEMAHRIRTTLQRYPWIVCAPQRGVLGYAYASPHRTRAAYQWSVDVSIYVAATVRRRGVGRALYAALLEILRLQGFYNAFAGIGLPNPASVGLHEAMGFVPVGVYRNVGFKLGRWHDVGWWQRPLREAGDAPTAPVPFAHLRDATAVADALQAAARWLRLEGSG; encoded by the coding sequence ATGGCCGCGCTGCGCATCGCCACCCGCGACGACGCCCCGGCGATCTGCGCGATCTACGCGCCGATCGTCCGCGAAACCGCCATCTCGTTCGAGGTCGACCCGCCGTCGGTGGCCGAGATGGCCCACCGCATCCGCACGACGCTGCAGCGCTACCCCTGGATCGTTTGCGCCCCACAGCGCGGCGTCCTGGGCTACGCCTATGCGAGCCCGCACCGCACCCGCGCAGCCTACCAGTGGTCCGTCGACGTGTCGATCTACGTGGCCGCGACGGTCCGGCGCCGCGGCGTCGGGCGCGCCCTCTACGCGGCATTGCTGGAGATCCTCCGCCTGCAGGGGTTCTACAACGCCTTCGCAGGGATCGGCTTGCCCAACCCCGCCAGCGTGGGGCTGCACGAGGCGATGGGGTTCGTGCCGGTCGGCGTCTACCGCAACGTCGGGTTCAAACTCGGCCGCTGGCACGACGTGGGCTGGTGGCAACGCCCGCTGCGCGAGGCTGGCGACGCGCCCACAGCGCCGGTCCCGTTCGCGCACCTGCGCGACGCCACGGCGGTGGCCGACGCCCTGCAGGCAGCCGCCCGCTGGCTGCGGCTAGAGGGGTCGGGCTAG
- a CDS encoding redoxin domain-containing protein encodes MRPEIVPGATFPDYELPDHTGTRRRLSELQGRDALILVLARGHYCPKDFHQLKGYVAFYPELRVGYTRLVTITTDHLPELNELRDKLGAPWPFLADPMRTVQKDLDIQEYTDPRHDPMIPYTFVLAPGLVIFKIYNGYWYWGRPSPEDLRRDLRELFQQIRPDWNIDTPEMKAAWARGERERFFPYRAAPKG; translated from the coding sequence ATGCGACCCGAGATCGTGCCAGGCGCGACGTTCCCCGACTACGAGCTGCCCGACCACACCGGCACGCGGCGGCGACTCTCGGAGCTGCAGGGGCGAGACGCGCTGATCCTTGTGCTGGCCCGCGGGCACTACTGCCCCAAGGACTTCCACCAGCTCAAGGGCTACGTGGCGTTCTACCCCGAGCTGCGGGTCGGCTATACGCGGCTGGTGACCATCACCACCGACCACCTGCCCGAGCTCAACGAGCTGCGCGACAAGCTGGGCGCCCCCTGGCCGTTCCTCGCCGACCCCATGCGCACGGTCCAGAAGGATCTCGACATCCAGGAGTACACCGATCCGCGCCACGACCCCATGATCCCGTACACCTTCGTGCTGGCCCCGGGCCTGGTGATCTTCAAGATCTACAACGGCTACTGGTACTGGGGCCGGCCCTCGCCCGAGGACCTGCGGCGCGACCTGCGCGAGCTGTTTCAGCAGATTCGTCCCGACTGGAACATCGACACACCCGAGATGAAGGCAGCGTGGGCGCGCGGGGAGCGCGAGCGGTTCTTCCCCTACCGGGCGGCGCCGAAAGGCTGA
- the serS gene encoding serine--tRNA ligase encodes MLDLKKIRDAPERYRAGLRKRGLDPGAIDAVLEADRRRRELLAQIETLRAEQNRASAEVPRLTGEARQARIATLRDLAERLRALEPALERAEADLDRLLRALPNQPDDSVPDGLDASANVVVRTWGEPPRFDFPPADHVDLGARLDILDFERGARAAGSRFYYLKGDGVLLELALVRLAVDLLLAEGFVVMEPPMLVRTGVITGAWGGVTFDPQQTYKVETDDLALIGTSEQSLAAYHMDEILDGARLPLRYGGLSWCFRREAGSYGRDVRGLYRVHQFFKVEMFSFAHPARSADEHEYLVSLEERYVRALGLPHRVVLLCGGDLGLAMAKTYDVETWMPGRGGWGETHSCSNAHDFQARRLGIKYREGPRGSAEFVHTLNGTLVATSRMLIALLENYQQADGSVRVPEVLQPYLGGRTVLRPPSPVAP; translated from the coding sequence ATGCTCGACCTCAAGAAGATCCGCGATGCGCCCGAGCGCTACCGGGCGGGGCTGCGCAAGCGCGGGCTGGATCCCGGCGCGATCGACGCGGTGCTCGAGGCCGACCGCCGGCGCCGGGAGCTGCTGGCGCAGATCGAGACGCTGCGCGCCGAGCAGAACCGCGCCTCGGCCGAGGTGCCGCGCCTGACGGGCGAGGCGCGCCAGGCGCGCATTGCGACGCTGCGGGACCTGGCCGAGCGGCTGCGGGCGCTGGAGCCGGCCCTGGAGCGCGCCGAAGCCGACCTCGACCGCCTGCTGCGGGCCCTGCCCAACCAGCCCGACGACAGCGTGCCCGACGGGCTGGACGCCTCGGCCAACGTGGTGGTGCGCACCTGGGGCGAGCCGCCGCGGTTCGACTTCCCGCCGGCCGACCACGTCGACCTGGGCGCCCGCCTGGACATCCTGGACTTCGAGCGCGGGGCCAGGGCGGCGGGCTCGCGTTTCTATTACCTGAAGGGCGACGGCGTGCTCCTGGAACTGGCGCTGGTGCGCCTCGCCGTGGACCTGCTGCTGGCCGAGGGCTTCGTGGTGATGGAACCGCCCATGCTGGTGCGCACCGGTGTCATCACGGGGGCCTGGGGCGGGGTGACCTTCGACCCGCAGCAGACCTACAAGGTGGAAACCGACGACCTGGCCCTGATCGGCACCAGCGAGCAGTCCCTGGCCGCCTACCACATGGACGAGATCCTGGACGGGGCCCGCCTGCCCCTGCGCTACGGAGGGCTGTCGTGGTGCTTCCGCCGGGAGGCGGGGTCCTACGGTCGCGACGTCCGCGGGCTGTACCGGGTCCATCAGTTCTTCAAGGTCGAAATGTTTTCGTTCGCCCATCCCGCGCGCTCGGCGGACGAGCACGAGTACCTGGTCAGCCTGGAGGAACGCTACGTGCGCGCCCTGGGCCTGCCCCACCGCGTGGTGCTGTTGTGCGGCGGCGACCTGGGGCTGGCCATGGCCAAGACCTACGACGTCGAGACGTGGATGCCCGGCCGCGGCGGGTGGGGTGAGACACACTCGTGCAGCAACGCCCACGACTTCCAGGCGCGCCGGCTGGGTATCAAGTACCGTGAGGGCCCGCGGGGGTCCGCGGAGTTCGTCCACACCCTGAACGGGACGCTGGTGGCGACCAGCCGGATGCTGATCGCGCTCCTGGAGAACTACCAGCAGGCCGACGGCTCGGTGCGCGTGCCGGAGGTCTTGCAGCCCTACCTCGGCGGTCGCACCGTGCTTCGCCCCCCGTCCCCGGTCGCCCCGTGA
- a CDS encoding ammonium transporter — MAIQPADTAWMLVATALVLLMTPALGFFYGGLVRAKNALNTLMMSVVALGVVGVVWAVLGYSLAFAEGGPWLGGLSKAFLRDVDLAPQGTIPQLLFMAYQGTFAIITAALISGAIVERMQFRAYVAFLGLWALVVYAPVAHWVWGGGWLARLGALDFAGGTVVHVNAGAAAAVAALALGARKDYGRQAILPHNVPFTLLGAGLLWFGWFGFNGGSALAANASAALAFVNTMLAPAATLVVWTLLDLVRTGRATAVGAATAIVVGLVAITPAAGFVGPMAALALGGAAAVPSYGVILWRARTRLDDSLDVLAAHGVGGTVGALLTGVLAHKVWNGTANGLLFGNPLQLGVQAVAVLAAAAYSAAGTFVLLKLVGALLPLRVADPDEEGVGLDVSQHGEEAYTTGEGAILVLSEPAPPAPAPAPSPAGSQA; from the coding sequence ATGGCGATCCAACCTGCCGATACGGCGTGGATGCTGGTGGCGACGGCGCTGGTGCTGCTCATGACCCCCGCCCTGGGCTTCTTCTACGGCGGCCTGGTCCGCGCCAAGAATGCGCTCAACACGCTGATGATGAGCGTGGTGGCCCTGGGCGTGGTGGGCGTAGTCTGGGCGGTGCTGGGGTACTCGCTGGCGTTCGCCGAGGGTGGCCCGTGGCTGGGCGGCCTCTCGAAGGCGTTCCTGCGCGACGTGGACCTGGCGCCCCAGGGCACCATCCCTCAGCTCCTCTTCATGGCCTATCAGGGCACCTTTGCCATCATCACCGCGGCCCTGATCTCCGGCGCCATCGTCGAGCGCATGCAGTTCCGCGCCTACGTAGCGTTCCTCGGCCTGTGGGCACTGGTGGTCTACGCGCCGGTAGCGCACTGGGTCTGGGGCGGCGGGTGGCTCGCGCGCCTGGGGGCGCTCGACTTCGCCGGCGGCACGGTCGTCCACGTCAACGCGGGCGCGGCGGCCGCGGTGGCGGCGTTGGCGCTGGGCGCGCGCAAGGACTACGGGCGCCAGGCGATCCTGCCCCACAACGTGCCGTTCACGCTGCTGGGTGCGGGCCTGCTGTGGTTTGGCTGGTTTGGCTTCAACGGCGGCAGCGCGCTGGCGGCCAACGCCAGCGCGGCGCTGGCCTTCGTCAACACCATGCTGGCGCCGGCGGCCACCCTTGTGGTCTGGACGCTACTCGACCTCGTCCGCACCGGACGCGCCACGGCGGTGGGTGCGGCGACCGCCATCGTCGTGGGCCTGGTGGCCATCACGCCGGCTGCCGGCTTCGTCGGCCCGATGGCGGCGCTCGCGCTCGGAGGTGCTGCCGCGGTCCCCAGCTACGGCGTCATCCTCTGGCGGGCGCGCACACGGCTCGACGACTCCCTCGACGTGCTCGCTGCGCACGGTGTGGGCGGCACCGTGGGCGCGCTGCTGACCGGCGTGCTGGCCCACAAGGTCTGGAACGGCACCGCCAATGGCCTGCTGTTCGGCAACCCGCTGCAGCTGGGCGTGCAGGCCGTGGCGGTGCTCGCGGCTGCGGCTTACAGCGCTGCGGGGACGTTCGTGCTGCTGAAGCTGGTGGGCGCGCTGCTGCCGCTGCGCGTGGCGGATCCCGACGAGGAAGGCGTGGGGCTCGACGTGAGCCAGCACGGCGAGGAGGCGTACACGACCGGGGAAGGCGCCATCCTGGTGCTGTCCGAGCCGGCACCGCCTGCGCCGGCACCGGCGCCGTCGCCCGCGGGGAGCCAGGCATGA
- a CDS encoding P-II family nitrogen regulator, with product MKLVVAVVRPEKLTAVLEALFHAEVRGLTISRVQGHGGEIERVQTYRGTTVKMELSEKVRLEIGVSDHFVEPTVRAILEAGRTGAVGDGKIFVLPVEKVYRIRTGEQDEAAVTPVATVGS from the coding sequence ATGAAACTGGTGGTCGCCGTCGTCCGTCCCGAGAAGCTGACCGCGGTGCTGGAGGCGCTGTTCCACGCCGAGGTCCGCGGGTTGACCATCAGCCGCGTGCAGGGCCACGGCGGCGAGATCGAGCGCGTCCAGACCTACCGCGGCACCACGGTGAAGATGGAGCTGTCGGAGAAGGTGCGGTTGGAGATCGGCGTCTCCGACCACTTCGTCGAGCCCACCGTGCGGGCCATCCTCGAGGCAGGCCGGACCGGCGCCGTGGGCGACGGGAAGATCTTCGTGCTGCCGGTGGAGAAGGTCTACCGCATCCGCACCGGTGAGCAGGACGAGGCCGCGGTCACGCCGGTCGCAACGGTCGGTTCATAG
- a CDS encoding alanine--glyoxylate aminotransferase family protein has protein sequence MQQYLLIPGPTPLPEEVLRAGARQMINHRDPEFGRLLAEILAALRRVFMTRHPVIPFAASGTGGLEAALVNLCSPGDEVVAVCAGAFGERFAAIAEAFGLRVRRIEVPWGQAVDPEAVRAALHATPRARALLVTHNETSTGVRQDLQAIAEAARGHDALLLADAVSSLGAVELRADAWGLDVVITGSQKALMAPPGLALVSVSERAQAAMQTARLPRFYWAFDRMLAELGDAEAYTPFTPAIGTLYALREGLRLVEAEGLEARWARHRRTARAVRAGLRALGLRIVPDEAVASETVTAVWLPDGVAAAALLERLRVEHGVTLSGGQGQFRGRIVRFGHLGWVPDEAVLAGLAALEAVLPQVGGPAVRGAVAAAREALAGAPA, from the coding sequence GTGCAGCAGTACCTGTTGATCCCAGGCCCCACGCCGCTGCCCGAGGAGGTCCTGCGGGCCGGCGCCCGGCAGATGATCAACCACCGCGATCCCGAGTTCGGCCGGCTGCTGGCCGAGATCCTGGCAGCGCTGCGGCGGGTCTTCATGACCCGTCACCCCGTCATCCCCTTCGCGGCGTCGGGCACCGGCGGGCTCGAGGCGGCGCTGGTGAACCTGTGCTCGCCCGGCGACGAGGTGGTGGCGGTCTGCGCCGGGGCGTTCGGCGAGCGGTTCGCCGCCATCGCGGAGGCCTTCGGCCTGCGCGTGCGGCGCATCGAGGTGCCGTGGGGGCAGGCGGTCGATCCCGAGGCGGTGCGCGCGGCCCTGCACGCGACGCCGCGGGCCAGGGCGCTGCTGGTCACCCACAACGAGACGTCGACCGGTGTGCGGCAGGACCTGCAGGCGATCGCCGAGGCGGCGCGCGGCCACGACGCGCTGCTGCTCGCCGACGCCGTCAGCTCGCTGGGTGCCGTGGAGCTGCGCGCCGACGCCTGGGGGCTCGACGTCGTCATCACGGGATCGCAGAAGGCGCTGATGGCGCCGCCGGGCCTGGCGCTCGTCAGCGTCTCCGAGCGGGCGCAGGCCGCCATGCAGACGGCGCGGCTACCGCGCTTCTACTGGGCGTTCGACCGCATGCTGGCCGAGCTCGGTGATGCAGAAGCCTACACGCCGTTCACGCCGGCGATCGGCACCCTCTACGCGCTGCGCGAGGGCCTGCGCCTGGTCGAGGCCGAGGGGCTGGAAGCGCGCTGGGCGCGGCACCGCCGCACCGCGCGCGCGGTGCGGGCGGGCCTGCGGGCCCTGGGGCTGCGGATCGTACCCGACGAGGCGGTGGCCAGCGAGACGGTGACGGCGGTCTGGCTGCCCGACGGGGTCGCGGCCGCGGCGCTGCTGGAGCGCCTGCGGGTCGAGCACGGGGTGACGCTCAGCGGCGGCCAGGGACAGTTCCGGGGCAGGATCGTGCGGTTCGGGCACCTGGGGTGGGTGCCCGACGAGGCCGTGCTGGCGGGGCTGGCGGCCCTCGAGGCGGTGCTGCCGCAGGTGGGCGGGCCGGCCGTCCGGGGCGCGGTGGCTGCCGCCCGCGAGGCGCTGGCGGGCGCGCCGGCGTGA
- the serA gene encoding phosphoglycerate dehydrogenase, translated as MRVPASSQTAPQVREVHAVHRRRDVEAPTVAPGASPPRVVVADGLDALGLERLRVRARVDVFGGLDEAGLIEALQAADAVIVRSRSRLTARVLEAAPRLRVAARAGVGVDNIDVDAATRCGILVLNTPESSTVSTAEHTMALLLALARWIPQANASVARGEWRREAFVGSELYGKTLGVIGLGKIGAEVARRAQAFGMRVIAHDPYISEDRAARLGVQLVDLPALLTTSDAVTLHVPLTPRTVRLLGPEHLQRMKPGALLVNCARGGLVDEDALLAALETGHLGGAALDVFEHEPPQRRALLAHPRVVATPHLGASTREAQRSVAVDVAEQVLDALEGRPVRGAVNAPALVAETWQRLQPYLVLVRHLGLLAQQLADGQIEAVELRYAGAVAQEDPAPLTAAFLVGLFDGVSARPVNMVNAPVLAREHGIRTSAVREEESEDFQSLVVVTVRTTRGPLVLAGTLFGHREPRITRIGDFRLDLIPARQLLFVWNADRPGMIGKVGTLLGAHAINIANMHVGRIAPGGGALMVLTVDSDVPAEVLAALARLEGISAVRAVRLD; from the coding sequence GTGAGGGTACCCGCGAGCAGCCAGACGGCACCGCAGGTGCGCGAGGTGCACGCTGTGCACCGGCGCCGGGACGTCGAGGCGCCTACCGTCGCACCGGGCGCATCGCCGCCGCGGGTCGTCGTGGCCGACGGGCTGGATGCGCTGGGCCTCGAGCGCCTGCGCGTCCGGGCCCGCGTGGACGTCTTCGGCGGGCTCGACGAGGCCGGGCTGATCGAGGCACTGCAGGCCGCCGACGCCGTGATCGTGCGCAGCCGCAGCCGGCTCACCGCCCGGGTGCTGGAGGCGGCGCCGCGCCTGCGGGTGGCGGCCCGCGCGGGCGTCGGGGTGGACAACATCGACGTGGACGCCGCGACGCGATGCGGCATCCTGGTCCTGAACACCCCCGAGAGCAGCACCGTCAGCACCGCCGAGCACACCATGGCGCTGCTGCTGGCGCTGGCGCGCTGGATTCCGCAGGCCAACGCATCGGTGGCGCGCGGCGAGTGGCGACGCGAGGCGTTCGTGGGGAGCGAGCTCTACGGCAAGACCCTGGGCGTCATCGGGTTGGGGAAGATCGGCGCCGAGGTGGCGCGGCGCGCGCAGGCGTTCGGGATGCGGGTGATCGCCCACGATCCGTACATCAGCGAGGACCGGGCCGCGCGCCTGGGTGTCCAGCTGGTCGATCTGCCGGCGCTGCTGACGACCAGCGACGCGGTCACGCTGCACGTGCCGCTGACGCCACGGACGGTGCGACTGCTGGGGCCCGAGCACCTGCAGCGCATGAAGCCCGGCGCGTTGCTGGTCAACTGCGCGCGTGGGGGGCTCGTGGACGAAGACGCCCTGCTGGCGGCGCTGGAAACAGGTCACCTGGGCGGTGCAGCCCTGGACGTGTTCGAGCACGAACCCCCGCAGCGGCGCGCCCTGCTGGCGCATCCACGGGTGGTGGCGACGCCGCACCTGGGCGCGTCCACGCGCGAGGCGCAGCGCTCGGTCGCCGTCGACGTCGCCGAGCAGGTGCTCGACGCGCTGGAAGGGCGACCGGTGCGCGGTGCGGTCAACGCGCCGGCGCTGGTAGCCGAGACCTGGCAGCGGCTGCAGCCCTACCTGGTCCTGGTGCGCCACCTGGGCCTGCTGGCACAGCAGCTCGCCGACGGCCAGATCGAGGCGGTGGAGCTGCGCTACGCGGGCGCGGTGGCGCAGGAGGACCCGGCGCCGCTGACGGCCGCCTTCCTGGTGGGACTGTTCGACGGGGTCTCGGCACGGCCCGTCAACATGGTGAACGCACCGGTGCTGGCGCGCGAGCACGGCATCCGCACCAGCGCGGTGCGCGAGGAGGAGAGCGAGGACTTCCAGAGCCTGGTGGTCGTCACGGTCCGGACCACCCGCGGGCCGCTGGTGCTGGCCGGGACGCTCTTCGGCCACCGGGAGCCGCGCATCACCCGCATCGGCGACTTCCGGCTCGACCTGATCCCGGCCCGCCAGCTGCTCTTCGTGTGGAACGCCGACCGGCCGGGGATGATCGGCAAGGTGGGAACGCTGCTCGGCGCACACGCCATCAACATCGCCAACATGCACGTGGGCCGCATCGCGCCCGGCGGGGGAGCGTTGATGGTGCTGACCGTGGACAGCGACGTCCCCGCCGAGGTGCTGGCGGCGCTGGCCCGGCTCGAGGGGATCAGCGCCGTGCGCGCGGTGCGCCTGGACTGA